The following are from one region of the Corynebacterium hindlerae genome:
- a CDS encoding PPK2 family polyphosphate kinase has product MSTLTVKEAKSLRFTTMDVDPQATPGFKGDKAAIEKNAEKVDAELRELQEKLYANARSGDNPGSVLIVLQGMDTSGKGGVVKHTLDPLDPQGVHIASFGKPTEEELAHDFLWRVEKQLPAQGKIAIFDRSHYEDVIVHRVHQLSSPEEIERRYGAINDFEARLVKSGTRVIKVFLHISRKFQKENLLERLEDPEKYWKYNPGDVDERARWDDYMEAYRIAFERTDTDAAPWYIVPSDNKPYARLVVKMLLLDVLRSMNLDWPAPDFDVARELERVKNS; this is encoded by the coding sequence ATGAGCACATTGACAGTTAAAGAAGCAAAAAGCTTGCGGTTTACCACCATGGATGTGGATCCGCAGGCGACGCCGGGCTTTAAAGGCGACAAAGCAGCTATCGAGAAGAATGCTGAGAAGGTTGATGCCGAGCTGCGGGAGTTGCAGGAGAAGCTTTACGCTAACGCGCGGTCGGGCGATAACCCGGGCAGTGTGCTGATTGTGCTGCAGGGGATGGATACCTCGGGCAAGGGCGGGGTGGTCAAGCACACGCTTGATCCGCTCGATCCGCAGGGAGTGCACATCGCGAGCTTTGGAAAGCCTACCGAGGAAGAGTTGGCGCACGATTTTTTGTGGCGGGTGGAAAAGCAGCTGCCTGCGCAGGGAAAGATCGCGATCTTTGACCGTTCGCATTATGAGGATGTGATCGTGCATCGCGTTCATCAGCTCTCCAGCCCGGAGGAGATCGAACGCCGGTACGGGGCGATCAACGATTTTGAGGCGCGGCTGGTGAAAAGCGGCACCCGGGTGATTAAGGTGTTCTTGCACATTTCGCGTAAGTTCCAGAAGGAGAATTTGCTCGAGCGTCTGGAAGATCCGGAAAAATACTGGAAGTACAACCCCGGGGACGTGGATGAGCGCGCCCGATGGGACGACTATATGGAGGCGTATCGGATTGCGTTTGAGCGCACCGATACCGACGCCGCGCCGTGGTACATCGTGCCAAGCGATAACAAGCCGTACGCCAGGCTGGTGGTGAAGATGCTGCTTCTCGACGTCCTACGCAGCATGAACTTGGACTGGCCAGCGCCTGATTTTGATGTTGCTCGGGAACTGGAACGCGTCAAGAATTCTTAG
- the nusB gene encoding transcription antitermination factor NusB, protein MRNDPKRRGARYKARRRAVDILFEAEARDVDPVAVVEDRIELARLPEPPVAPVAPYSQEIVRGVAVELDRIDEAIERFLAETWTLERIPAVDRAILRVATWEILFNPEVPRKTAVVEGIELASEYSTDVAPPYINAVLDDVLSNADEILAAPEEVASEVASEDSPEAETS, encoded by the coding sequence ATGCGCAACGATCCGAAACGACGCGGCGCCCGCTACAAAGCACGTCGCCGCGCAGTTGACATTCTTTTCGAGGCCGAAGCCCGCGACGTCGACCCAGTTGCCGTCGTTGAAGACCGCATCGAACTCGCACGCCTCCCCGAGCCACCGGTCGCGCCCGTTGCACCGTACTCGCAGGAGATTGTGCGTGGTGTCGCCGTCGAGCTCGACCGCATCGATGAGGCCATCGAGCGGTTCCTTGCCGAGACCTGGACGCTGGAACGCATCCCAGCAGTCGACCGGGCGATCCTGCGTGTCGCCACCTGGGAAATCCTGTTCAACCCAGAGGTTCCGCGCAAGACCGCTGTAGTGGAAGGCATCGAACTTGCGTCCGAGTACTCCACCGACGTAGCTCCGCCATACATCAACGCCGTACTCGACGACGTGCTCAGCAACGCCGACGAGATTCTCGCCGCGCCCGAAGAAGTAGCTTCTGAGGTTGCTTCCGAGGATTCTCCTGAGGCTGAAACGTCGTAG
- the efp gene encoding elongation factor P gives MATTADFKNGLVLKMEGKLQQIIEFQHVKPGKGPAFVRTKLKDVVSGKIVDKTFNAGVKVETATVDRRDMTYLYFDGSSYVLMDSKTYDQIELAPHLMGEGAKFLLENMVVQVSFHEGEPLFAELPISVDLKIEHTDPGLQGDRSTGGTKPATLETGAEIQVPLFLETGNVVKVDTRDGSYLSRVNN, from the coding sequence GTGGCGACTACCGCTGATTTCAAGAACGGCCTTGTCCTGAAGATGGAAGGCAAGCTCCAGCAGATCATCGAGTTCCAGCACGTCAAGCCAGGCAAGGGCCCAGCTTTCGTGCGCACCAAGCTCAAGGACGTGGTCTCCGGCAAGATCGTCGACAAGACCTTCAACGCTGGCGTCAAGGTTGAAACCGCAACCGTCGACCGTCGTGACATGACCTACCTGTACTTTGACGGATCTTCCTACGTCCTCATGGATTCCAAGACCTACGACCAGATCGAACTCGCACCACACCTGATGGGTGAGGGCGCAAAGTTCCTGCTGGAAAACATGGTTGTTCAGGTGTCCTTCCACGAAGGTGAGCCACTGTTCGCAGAACTGCCAATTTCTGTTGACCTGAAGATTGAGCACACCGACCCAGGCCTGCAGGGCGATCGCTCCACCGGTGGCACCAAGCCTGCCACCCTGGAGACCGGCGCGGAAATCCAGGTCCCGCTGTTCCTCGAAACCGGCAACGTGGTCAAGGTAGACACCCGCGACGGCTCTTACCTCTCTCGCGTCAACAACTAA
- a CDS encoding aminopeptidase P family protein, with translation MSHFADTRFLTRRRALSAKLAGQRIDSMLVTHLTHVRFLSNFSGSNAALLVNKDLTAKICTDGRYTTQISEEVPDIDALIERNSASALLATVTGPRRVGFEADYVSVAQLEKLKEAAGDDIVLVPVTGVIEELRLLKDATSLERLRDVAALATGCLEQLLAGPIKGRTERDVAAELEYLMRKAGAERPSFDTIMASGENSAKPHHGAGDRVIQDGDFLTIDFGAHDRGFNSDMTRTFVVGEPSEQQREIYNLVLQAQLAGVAAATPGTALSDVDKACRDIIEAGGYGDYFVHSTGHGVGLDVHEAPYAAKTSEGVLEEGMTLTIEPGIYVPGVGGVRIEDTLIITGGAPEIITVMSKDLRVL, from the coding sequence ATGTCTCATTTTGCCGATACCCGTTTCCTCACCCGCCGCCGTGCGCTGTCCGCAAAACTTGCTGGGCAGCGCATCGATTCCATGCTGGTCACGCACCTGACACACGTGCGGTTCTTGTCCAACTTCTCCGGCTCCAATGCTGCGTTGCTGGTAAACAAGGATCTCACTGCGAAAATATGCACCGATGGTCGCTACACCACCCAGATTTCTGAGGAAGTCCCGGATATCGACGCTCTGATCGAGCGAAACAGTGCCAGCGCGCTGTTGGCAACCGTGACGGGGCCACGTCGCGTGGGTTTCGAGGCGGATTATGTCTCCGTGGCGCAGCTGGAAAAGCTCAAGGAAGCAGCGGGGGACGACATCGTCCTGGTCCCCGTCACTGGGGTCATCGAGGAACTTCGCTTGCTGAAAGACGCCACCTCGCTGGAGCGGCTGCGTGACGTCGCGGCACTCGCTACTGGCTGCCTGGAACAACTCCTGGCAGGCCCGATTAAGGGTCGTACCGAGCGCGATGTTGCTGCAGAACTGGAATATCTCATGCGCAAGGCCGGCGCGGAACGACCCAGCTTCGACACCATCATGGCATCCGGTGAGAACAGCGCGAAACCACACCACGGCGCAGGTGACCGGGTCATCCAGGACGGGGATTTCCTCACCATTGATTTCGGTGCCCATGATCGCGGATTCAACTCCGACATGACCCGTACCTTTGTCGTCGGCGAGCCGTCCGAGCAGCAGCGCGAGATTTACAACCTGGTTCTTCAGGCGCAATTGGCCGGCGTTGCTGCGGCAACGCCGGGGACGGCGCTGTCGGACGTCGATAAGGCGTGCCGTGACATCATTGAGGCGGGAGGCTACGGTGACTATTTCGTCCACTCCACCGGCCACGGCGTCGGCCTCGATGTCCACGAGGCACCATACGCCGCGAAGACCAGCGAAGGCGTGCTCGAGGAAGGGATGACACTGACGATCGAACCCGGTATTTACGTTCCCGGAGTCGGTGGCGTCCGAATTGAGGACACGCTCATCATCACCGGTGGCGCGCCGGAAATCATCACCGTAATGTCCAAAGACCTTCGGGTGTTGTAG
- the aroQ gene encoding type II 3-dehydroquinate dehydratase: protein MILVLNGPNLDRLGKRQPEIYGFTTLADVEADIRRVASELGVEVECRQSNYEGQLIEWVHEAAENGWSIIINPGGYTHTSVALRDALVETTFIEVHISNVHAREPFRAHSYLSPIARGVIAGLGVKGYELALRSLADEVL from the coding sequence ATGATTCTGGTGCTCAACGGACCGAACTTGGATCGGCTCGGGAAGCGACAACCCGAGATCTACGGTTTCACCACTCTCGCCGACGTCGAGGCTGACATCCGTCGCGTGGCCAGTGAGCTGGGCGTGGAAGTAGAGTGCCGGCAGTCCAACTACGAGGGGCAACTTATCGAATGGGTCCACGAGGCTGCCGAGAACGGGTGGAGCATCATCATCAATCCAGGCGGATACACGCACACCTCCGTCGCCCTCCGCGACGCCCTCGTGGAAACCACCTTCATTGAGGTACACATTTCCAATGTGCACGCGCGCGAACCTTTCCGCGCGCACAGCTACTTATCACCCATCGCGCGGGGCGTAATTGCGGGGCTTGGGGTGAAAGGATATGAATTAGCACTTCGCAGCCTAGCTGACGAAGTACTATAG
- the aroB gene encoding 3-dehydroquinate synthase, whose protein sequence is MSIKVGTSYEVHIGRNLLDQVAATPTGKALIVHQPVMRDHAKQLAEAFEDAHLFEIPDAEEGKTLAVAEKAWDLLGSLGFSRSDLIVGLGGGATTDVAGFIASAWMRGIRVVQVPTTLLAMVDAAVGGKTGINTAAGKNLVGAFHEPAAVYVDLAFLDTLPREELVSGSAEIIKTGFIADEEILRIYESGEDKLPELIERSIAVKARVVAADLKESSLREILNYGHTFGHAVELAENYQWRHGNAVAVGMSFIAHLSHRKGLIDADLLQRHLSIITAAGLPTRYDGDFDELYDGMTRDKKNRGGGIRFVAITAVGETTRLEGVTKEEMRAAFEEMNR, encoded by the coding sequence GTGAGTATCAAGGTCGGCACTTCTTACGAGGTCCACATCGGGCGCAATCTCCTTGACCAGGTGGCAGCAACACCGACAGGTAAAGCCCTCATCGTTCACCAGCCCGTGATGCGGGATCACGCCAAGCAGCTTGCCGAGGCCTTCGAGGATGCTCACCTGTTTGAGATCCCTGATGCCGAGGAGGGCAAGACCCTCGCCGTGGCGGAGAAGGCCTGGGACTTACTAGGCAGCCTCGGATTTAGCCGCAGTGACCTCATCGTGGGGCTCGGCGGTGGCGCAACCACTGATGTCGCTGGTTTCATCGCGTCGGCGTGGATGCGGGGCATCCGCGTGGTGCAGGTGCCCACCACCTTGCTGGCTATGGTCGACGCCGCAGTTGGTGGCAAAACCGGTATCAACACCGCGGCCGGCAAAAATCTAGTCGGCGCATTCCATGAGCCTGCTGCGGTGTACGTGGACCTGGCTTTCCTGGACACTCTGCCACGCGAGGAGCTGGTGTCGGGGTCCGCCGAAATCATTAAGACGGGCTTTATCGCTGACGAAGAGATCCTGCGGATCTACGAGTCCGGCGAAGACAAGCTCCCTGAGCTCATCGAACGCTCCATTGCCGTGAAAGCGCGCGTCGTGGCCGCCGACCTGAAGGAAAGCTCGCTGCGGGAAATCCTCAACTACGGCCACACCTTCGGACATGCCGTTGAGCTTGCGGAAAACTACCAGTGGCGCCACGGCAACGCCGTCGCAGTGGGGATGAGCTTCATCGCGCACCTGTCGCACCGCAAGGGGCTTATCGACGCCGATCTGCTGCAACGCCACCTGTCCATCATCACCGCCGCTGGCCTGCCTACCCGCTACGACGGTGATTTTGACGAGCTATATGACGGCATGACCCGCGACAAGAAGAATCGTGGTGGCGGGATCCGCTTCGTCGCCATCACCGCGGTGGGCGAGACCACGCGGTTGGAAGGCGTCACCAAGGAGGAGATGCGCGCCGCGTTTGAGGAGATGAACCGATGA
- a CDS encoding shikimate kinase → MSTLVLVGPPGAGKSTIGRRLARALNQEFTDTDELIAQQFGKTCGEVFAELGEPRFREIEEEVVAKAVRGGGVVSLGGGAVLSPRTRELLRDYEVVWLDVSVVEGLRRTQDNSRPVLQAEDPEARYREILTTREPLYREVASYRAKTSSTTPQKVVTEILTHLEEQ, encoded by the coding sequence ATGTCCACTTTGGTTTTGGTCGGCCCACCCGGGGCCGGGAAATCTACCATCGGGCGCCGATTGGCGCGGGCATTGAACCAAGAATTCACCGATACCGACGAGCTCATTGCCCAGCAATTCGGGAAAACCTGTGGTGAGGTGTTTGCAGAACTCGGTGAGCCTCGGTTCCGGGAGATTGAGGAAGAGGTCGTCGCTAAGGCCGTGCGGGGCGGTGGCGTGGTGAGCCTCGGCGGTGGCGCCGTCCTCAGCCCCCGCACCCGCGAGCTGCTGCGCGACTACGAAGTGGTGTGGCTCGACGTGTCCGTCGTGGAGGGGCTGCGCCGGACACAGGACAATTCCCGCCCGGTGTTGCAGGCGGAAGATCCTGAGGCCCGCTACCGGGAAATCCTCACCACCCGCGAGCCTTTGTACCGCGAGGTGGCCAGCTACCGCGCGAAAACCAGCTCGACGACGCCACAGAAAGTCGTTACCGAAATTCTGACGCACCTGGAGGAACAGTGA
- the aroC gene encoding chorismate synthase: MLGMLRWTTAGESHGQALIAMVENMPAGVPLSSEEVSYQLARRRLGYGRGARMKFEADEVTLLTGVRLGETLGSPVAIMVGNTEWPKWTTIMSADPVDTSDEEVAKAFDSGRGAKLTRPRPGHADFSGMVKYGFEDARNVLERSSARETAARVAAATLARNFLRETLGVEVFSHVLGIGGFSYEGAVPDFSDLEAIDASPVRCFDKDAEQSMVSEIEAAKKQGDTLGGVVEVVVKGLPIGLGSHVSGESRLDAQLAAALMSIQAIKGVEIGDGFAQARSRGSDAHDQIVRDADGIRRESNRAGGLEGGMTNGETLIVRAAMKPISTVPRALKTIDMKDGSAASAIHQRSDVCAVPAAGVVAEAMVALVLAKAVLEKFGGDSLAETKRNVASYLDAVAQRLEF; the protein is encoded by the coding sequence ATGTTGGGCATGCTTCGATGGACTACTGCAGGTGAATCTCACGGCCAAGCCCTCATCGCGATGGTGGAAAACATGCCAGCCGGCGTGCCGCTGTCCTCTGAAGAGGTCTCCTACCAGCTCGCGCGTCGTCGACTCGGCTACGGTCGTGGCGCCCGCATGAAGTTCGAGGCCGACGAGGTCACCCTGCTCACTGGCGTTCGCCTGGGTGAAACCTTGGGCTCGCCCGTGGCCATCATGGTGGGCAACACCGAGTGGCCCAAGTGGACCACCATCATGTCCGCCGATCCTGTGGACACCTCCGATGAAGAGGTTGCTAAGGCTTTCGACTCCGGTCGTGGCGCCAAGCTCACTCGGCCTCGCCCAGGTCACGCCGACTTCTCTGGAATGGTCAAGTACGGTTTTGAGGACGCCCGCAACGTGCTGGAGCGTTCCTCCGCACGAGAAACCGCGGCCCGGGTCGCGGCAGCGACGCTGGCCCGCAACTTCCTGAGGGAGACCCTCGGGGTCGAGGTGTTCTCTCACGTGCTCGGCATCGGCGGGTTCTCCTACGAAGGGGCCGTGCCGGACTTCAGTGATCTGGAAGCCATCGACGCTTCTCCTGTGCGTTGCTTTGACAAGGACGCCGAACAATCCATGGTGTCTGAAATCGAGGCCGCGAAGAAGCAGGGAGACACGCTTGGCGGCGTGGTGGAAGTCGTCGTTAAGGGCTTGCCAATCGGTTTGGGATCGCACGTGTCCGGCGAGAGCCGACTGGACGCGCAGCTCGCAGCAGCGTTGATGAGCATCCAAGCCATCAAGGGCGTGGAGATCGGCGACGGTTTCGCACAAGCGCGCAGCCGGGGCAGTGACGCCCACGACCAAATCGTGCGAGATGCCGACGGTATTCGCCGCGAAAGCAACCGCGCCGGCGGCCTCGAAGGTGGCATGACCAACGGGGAAACCCTCATCGTGCGTGCTGCCATGAAGCCGATTTCCACCGTGCCTCGCGCACTGAAAACCATCGACATGAAGGACGGTTCCGCAGCGAGCGCGATCCACCAGCGTTCCGATGTGTGCGCTGTCCCAGCAGCCGGCGTCGTCGCCGAGGCGATGGTTGCGCTCGTGCTGGCCAAGGCCGTGCTGGAAAAGTTTGGTGGCGACAGCCTCGCAGAAACAAAACGTAACGTAGCATCCTACCTGGATGCAGTTGCCCAGCGGTTGGAGTTTTAA
- a CDS encoding A24 family peptidase encodes MGVFFWATALCGYDICFRRLPDWLTLPAIAVAWWWHPTCILGGVAWAALYLRRGVGGGDVKLAASLGTLAVAGGIMDLFAAIALASLATVLLCLLLRRSALPHGPAMIVATLLIRGY; translated from the coding sequence ATGGGGGTATTTTTCTGGGCCACTGCGCTGTGTGGCTATGACATCTGTTTTCGGCGCCTGCCGGATTGGCTGACTCTTCCGGCTATCGCGGTGGCGTGGTGGTGGCATCCGACTTGCATTCTTGGGGGAGTGGCATGGGCCGCGTTATACCTGCGACGTGGCGTCGGGGGTGGTGACGTCAAGTTGGCCGCCAGCCTGGGCACGCTGGCTGTAGCGGGCGGAATCATGGATTTATTCGCTGCGATTGCGCTGGCGTCGTTAGCAACGGTGTTACTGTGCCTCCTGCTGCGGCGCTCTGCACTGCCACACGGTCCAGCTATGATCGTGGCCACATTGCTAATAAGGGGGTATTAG
- a CDS encoding shikimate dehydrogenase — protein MPHAAVLGSPIAHSLSPLLHNAGYAALGLDDWTYTAIECTAEQLPTLIDPSFAGYSVTMPCKFAALDAATEVTDRAREIGSANTLVRRGNGWLADNTDCLGVLGALEELDVAPRTAVVIGAGGTARSVLWALRELGVSDVTVMNRSDRTKELAGLADAQWLPLGTIPDADVVVSTLPGAAAAELSIDAPLFDVSYSPWPPPLIAQAASKNLPHVAGHVMLAHQAYAQFELFTGQPAPRDAMRSALEARLFPAREEA, from the coding sequence ATGCCACACGCAGCTGTTTTAGGAAGCCCGATCGCTCACTCGCTCTCCCCGTTGCTCCACAACGCGGGGTACGCGGCCTTAGGGCTCGATGACTGGACATACACCGCGATCGAATGCACCGCGGAGCAGCTGCCGACGCTGATTGACCCATCATTCGCCGGTTACTCAGTGACCATGCCCTGCAAATTTGCGGCCCTCGACGCAGCGACCGAGGTCACTGATCGGGCCCGCGAGATCGGCTCAGCTAACACCTTGGTACGCCGTGGCAACGGGTGGCTCGCGGACAACACCGACTGCCTCGGTGTGCTCGGCGCGCTCGAAGAACTCGATGTCGCACCCCGTACCGCCGTTGTCATCGGCGCAGGTGGTACTGCGCGCTCCGTGCTGTGGGCGCTGCGCGAGCTCGGCGTCTCGGACGTCACCGTGATGAACCGCAGCGACCGCACGAAGGAACTCGCCGGGCTTGCCGACGCCCAGTGGCTGCCACTCGGGACCATTCCGGACGCTGATGTGGTGGTCTCTACGCTACCCGGTGCCGCCGCGGCCGAGCTGAGCATCGATGCGCCCTTGTTTGACGTCAGCTACAGCCCCTGGCCACCGCCACTGATCGCGCAGGCCGCGTCGAAAAACTTGCCACACGTGGCTGGGCACGTCATGCTCGCGCACCAGGCATACGCCCAGTTTGAACTATTCACGGGCCAGCCGGCACCTCGCGATGCGATGCGCAGTGCGCTGGAGGCACGGTTGTTCCCCGCGCGCGAAGAGGCGTAA
- the mltG gene encoding endolytic transglycosylase MltG: MRMEPKYRKRRERGLAVLVACLLLIIGAIVFIGYTRANPPSLGDFKGAGNGEEVMVEIAEGESVSQLGPELVKLGVVKSNGAFQRAAGQNDAAATVSPGFYRVQKEMSAADAVAALVDPKNKVELLQVPGGQTLADVTVVGGETRKGIYSTIEDVTCKHSNNCVNVAQLEQVAASADPKALGVPEWAVADVVKRGNDPKRLEGLIAPGQYVINPSHDATAILTDLITRSAKQYEDSGIVERSAAMKLTPYQLLTAASLVEREAPRGDFDKVARVILNRLAEPMRLEFDSTVNYGLPTVEVATTDEDRKRETPWNTYTKEGLPETPISAASMQAIEAMENPAEGDWLFFVTVSKDGTTKFNRTFEDHQRDTNEAIANGVLDSQR; this comes from the coding sequence ATGCGTATGGAACCTAAGTACCGGAAGCGCCGTGAGCGTGGCCTCGCCGTGCTGGTAGCCTGCCTCCTCCTCATCATTGGAGCGATCGTGTTCATTGGATACACCCGTGCGAATCCCCCGAGCCTGGGAGACTTCAAAGGTGCCGGAAATGGCGAGGAAGTCATGGTGGAAATCGCGGAAGGCGAGAGCGTTTCTCAACTCGGCCCCGAGCTTGTGAAACTGGGCGTGGTGAAGTCCAACGGCGCGTTCCAGCGGGCCGCCGGTCAAAACGATGCCGCCGCTACTGTCTCGCCTGGGTTCTACCGGGTGCAGAAGGAAATGTCGGCTGCCGACGCGGTAGCGGCGCTGGTTGATCCTAAGAACAAGGTGGAGTTGTTGCAGGTGCCGGGCGGACAAACCCTGGCTGATGTGACGGTCGTTGGCGGTGAAACCCGCAAAGGTATTTACTCCACCATTGAAGATGTGACGTGCAAGCACTCAAACAACTGTGTGAACGTCGCGCAACTCGAGCAGGTTGCGGCCTCAGCAGACCCGAAGGCGCTCGGGGTGCCGGAGTGGGCGGTAGCGGACGTCGTGAAGCGTGGCAATGACCCGAAGCGTCTGGAGGGCCTTATCGCCCCAGGGCAGTACGTGATCAACCCTAGCCACGACGCCACCGCCATCCTTACCGATCTGATCACCCGCTCCGCGAAGCAGTATGAGGATTCCGGTATTGTTGAGCGCTCTGCCGCCATGAAGCTCACGCCGTATCAGCTGCTCACCGCAGCATCGCTGGTGGAGCGGGAGGCACCGCGCGGTGACTTCGATAAGGTCGCGCGAGTGATCCTGAACCGCCTCGCCGAGCCGATGCGCCTGGAATTCGACTCTACGGTCAACTATGGGCTCCCCACCGTGGAGGTCGCCACCACGGACGAGGATCGCAAGCGCGAAACCCCGTGGAACACCTACACCAAGGAAGGCCTGCCGGAAACCCCGATCTCCGCAGCGTCTATGCAAGCTATCGAGGCCATGGAAAATCCCGCAGAGGGAGACTGGTTGTTCTTCGTCACCGTTAGCAAGGACGGCACCACGAAGTTCAACCGCACCTTCGAGGACCACCAGCGCGATACGAACGAAGCGATCGCGAACGGCGTGTTGGATAGTCAGCGCTAA
- the ruvX gene encoding Holliday junction resolvase RuvX, whose translation MVKPDIPGENDPGQGRRLALDVGTVRIGAAYSNREATLAMPLETIARTTGLKDRDSTDIERILALIEEYDVVEVVVGLPRDLQGNGSRSVKHAKDIAFRIKRRKDIAVRLGDERLTTVAALGAVHAAGRTEKQTRAVIDQIAAVEILQSWLDARHRYLERA comes from the coding sequence ATGGTGAAACCGGACATCCCAGGGGAAAATGACCCAGGCCAAGGCCGACGGCTCGCGTTGGACGTGGGTACTGTCCGTATCGGGGCTGCCTACTCAAATAGAGAAGCAACCTTGGCGATGCCCCTGGAAACCATCGCCCGCACTACCGGCCTGAAAGACCGCGATTCCACTGATATCGAGCGGATCTTGGCCCTCATCGAGGAATACGATGTCGTGGAGGTAGTCGTGGGACTGCCCCGTGATCTGCAAGGCAATGGTTCTCGCAGCGTCAAACACGCCAAGGACATTGCCTTCCGCATCAAGCGACGAAAAGACATCGCCGTGCGCCTCGGTGACGAGCGGCTCACTACGGTAGCAGCCCTCGGGGCTGTTCACGCTGCTGGGCGAACAGAAAAGCAAACCCGCGCCGTGATTGACCAGATCGCGGCCGTGGAAATCCTGCAATCGTGGCTCGACGCACGCCACCGGTACCTAGAAAGGGCTTGA